The window ATTTGGATCTCTGATTTATTTGATGGGGGAAGTTGCTCTGTAAATATGACAAGTAGATTGACATATTCAGGATGATAGTTGTGACATGTAATTGCAGTCTACGTTAATGTTAATTCTTTCTTATTAAAATTCTGTGCTACCATATATGTTCATCGACTATGCACTCTGATCAAATTAATTTAGTAGTATGAAGTTTATTATTACAGAAATGGTTTTCGCACTTCCCTTTTCCACTCGTATGCTCCTTCCTTTTGTCTTAGCCTTTGTATTCAATAAATCAAAGTAGATCAAACAATTGATACACCGAGAAAGAGAAAACGAGAGTGTGAAAATCGCTACTGTAAACAATCCGAAAAGAAAACTCTTGATAAGTTTGCAACTAATTTGGCAACATTGTCTCTTGTGGCCAAGATGGGACCCACTTTGAGATTTGCTATTGTGAGCAAGAAAATAGGAAACTTGTATACTAATAAAGCCAAAAATCTCTTTTTAATCAAACCTTAAAAATTCATAAGACTTGAGCTCCTCCTTGATCACCAAGTTAATTATGGCTCCTGCATGCCGGCCCTGCCCTGCCATGTTATAAGCATGTGGTTTATATTTGTGAGGATTCAGAATCTTGTCCTTGAGATTTTTCAGTTCGGTAAAGGATGTGATGGATGACAGCAAAACAGAAATGGGGGCAGACATACTCTGTAAGCTTTGGAGTGTAGGTTATTTTCACTTCCAATTTTGGAAGGACAACCTTATCCCAACAACTAACTTGTTTTAAGGAACTGTAACAATCATTAGGAGTTGAGAAAATTTGTATTAACTAGTTTGACTTATTCTGCAATAGGGATTAGTTTCTGCATGATTGAAGATGGCGGCAGACAGACGGGAGGACAAGCCAAGCCATCGCGGGAGAGAGCACGTGTGCGAGAGGAATAAGAGCCGGTCGCTAGTCCACCGGGCAAGAAGGCAGGTAAGAGAGAGCAAGAGTAGCCAATGTTATGATGTTATATTAAGATTGTCCCTGCAGGCCCTAATTAAACATGTTTTGCTGAGCATGTGATTGAATTTTTGTTGGTGGCATGTGCTGTGCTTGATATTTTGTCATTTGGTAAAGGATGTGACGGCCACAATGTATTTCATGTTTGATTCTGTAAGATGCATGTACTTCTTCACTTCTTCTCTGGTAATTTCTAGCTATGTTCACATGATGATTGTATATATAGATAGATACAGATCAATACAATGCTCTGCTTCAACGAAAGTGGTGTAATTCTGGTTTACGGTAGGTAACCCTTAATTCCATTTTGATTGTTTCGATCAGATGCATCTCGATTTTGGATTCTGCAACAGAAATACGGTACTCTGCAGATCCGAACATGTGGTGGTTAAGTCTGAAATGGTTCTGCTTCACTTAGTTTAGCTGTTGTAAAGCACGAGACAATGGGGGTTAATCCTTAAAATGGAGAAGGAAATAGGAGCTTAATTTAGAACTCTGAAAAAGTGAGATGTTGCAGTTGGGTAAAATCCGAGACATATATATAGACATGTGTTTATAGAATTTACGATGAGATCCTCCAAAATATCTGGCTGGAGGCCGTGAAACCCGACCAAAAGTTTGGTAGACCAAACTTTTTGTTGGGAAGCTGGTGTATTTGTAGCATGGGAGGGAGTCTGATTGCTGCATTGCATGGATATATGCACTTCTTGAGCCCTTGTGCTTTTTGTGTGCTGGTTTGAATTGCAATGGAGAAAGATAAGCAGATAGATATTGGTAACAGCAGCAGGCAAAATGGTGGCAGTAGAGCTAAGAGCAAGAACATGTCTGTGGATCGCAGTGGGGTAAGAATTTTGCTGTGTGATCGCGATGCTGGGAGTTGCGAGGAGGTTTGCACATTGCTGACAACATGCAGTTATCAGGGTACGTACACAAATGTAAATATTAATGTATGCGTGTATATATCAATATGATCAGTCCTTTTTCTTCTGCATTTTTAATTCAAGTTTCGAAtcaattatttatttcttttgcgTTCCAAGCACCCTTGACAGTAATATCAGTTGCCTCGGCTGTGGAAGTGTTGGATGCGCTGAATGCCGAGTGGTCATTCATTGATATCATACTTGCTGCAATTGATCTTCCTATAGAGGCAAGCATGAGCATGCTCAACTATATAATGCAGGATCTGCATTTCAAACACATTCCAGTTATCAGTAAGCTTtacttcttgtttttgtttcgcCAACTTTCTATGTAACAGTTTTCTGCACTAT is drawn from Malus domestica chromosome 14, GDT2T_hap1 and contains these coding sequences:
- the LOC114820856 gene encoding two-component response regulator-like APRR1 isoform X2 codes for the protein MEKDKQIDIGNSSRQNGGSRAKSKNMSVDRSGVRILLCDRDAGSCEEVCTLLTTCSYQVISVASAVEVLDALNAEWSFIDIILAAIDLPIEASMSMLNYIMQDLHFKHIPVIMLATQDESRFLFNFLKFGATDYLVKPLCIDQILNLWMHTWRQRKQPKGLEAPQKNIGLVVSSEATMNNILVLDDTEEEFAEDPKPAMCIKK
- the LOC114820856 gene encoding two-component response regulator-like APRR1 isoform X1: MEKDKQIDIGNSSRQNGGSRAKSKNMSVDRSGVRILLCDRDAGSCEEVCTLLTTCSYQAPLTVISVASAVEVLDALNAEWSFIDIILAAIDLPIEASMSMLNYIMQDLHFKHIPVIMLATQDESRFLFNFLKFGATDYLVKPLCIDQILNLWMHTWRQRKQPKGLEAPQKNIGLVVSSEATMNNILVLDDTEEEFAEDPKPAMCIKK